A single Arachnia propionica DNA region contains:
- a CDS encoding extracellular solute-binding protein, giving the protein MTQITRRGVLAGAVGVGSLALLGSQWPRLNGTDIPGRHDDSLSIAILGTNQDAEARQSLVKAFNTHHPDIPVRLQAIQGADWADFFAKILTMVAAGTPPDVCVVATEGAQLFAERLAEPLDEYLARDVGQVQDYFNDVHPSLIEAFMYKGSLYQMPIDFNAANIYFNAEAMNRAGIEYPRDDWSHDDFLGVARQMKQANASDFVPFYWTNRLWGGIVPWLYINDTSFLTEQKSPGGEWLWDRFYPGHVGTFSGGFLWERSNATDPKVAESFEFVRALVQEGLGTSPAQGGGNELVGQFSGGSIGMTPAGGFWVQGLAEAGLKPDDYDVGYFPKWRSQRHQFGAAGYAILKTSKRKDEAWEWVKFCTSLEGMQLAFPAPTTTPTRRSMCNEAFYSEKGPKHWKVFYDTLERFPCAPIPAPPQQAAVETALIKNVLGAVTGSAAALPAALARLDEDLTRALEV; this is encoded by the coding sequence ATGACTCAGATCACCCGGCGCGGGGTGCTGGCGGGAGCCGTGGGAGTGGGATCACTCGCGCTCCTAGGCAGCCAGTGGCCGCGCCTGAACGGAACGGACATCCCCGGGCGGCACGACGACTCCCTGTCCATCGCCATCCTGGGAACCAACCAGGACGCCGAGGCCCGGCAATCGCTGGTCAAGGCGTTCAACACCCACCACCCCGACATCCCCGTCCGGCTCCAGGCCATCCAGGGCGCGGACTGGGCCGATTTCTTCGCCAAGATCCTCACCATGGTCGCGGCCGGCACCCCGCCGGACGTGTGCGTCGTCGCCACCGAGGGCGCACAGCTGTTCGCTGAACGTCTCGCCGAACCCCTCGACGAGTACCTCGCCCGCGACGTAGGCCAGGTGCAGGACTACTTCAACGACGTGCACCCCAGCCTCATCGAGGCATTCATGTACAAGGGCTCCCTCTACCAGATGCCCATCGACTTCAACGCTGCGAACATCTACTTCAACGCCGAGGCGATGAACCGCGCAGGGATCGAGTATCCCCGCGATGACTGGAGCCATGACGACTTCTTGGGCGTCGCCCGCCAGATGAAGCAGGCCAACGCCTCCGACTTTGTGCCGTTCTACTGGACCAACCGGCTGTGGGGCGGCATCGTTCCCTGGCTCTACATCAACGACACGAGCTTCCTCACCGAACAGAAATCGCCCGGCGGCGAGTGGCTATGGGACCGCTTCTACCCCGGCCACGTGGGCACGTTCTCCGGCGGTTTCCTGTGGGAACGCTCGAACGCCACTGACCCGAAGGTCGCGGAATCGTTCGAGTTCGTCCGGGCGCTTGTCCAAGAGGGTCTCGGCACCAGCCCGGCTCAGGGCGGCGGCAACGAACTCGTCGGCCAGTTCTCCGGTGGTTCCATCGGCATGACCCCCGCTGGCGGGTTCTGGGTACAGGGGCTTGCCGAGGCCGGCCTGAAACCCGACGACTACGACGTCGGCTATTTCCCGAAGTGGCGCAGCCAACGCCACCAGTTCGGCGCGGCCGGATACGCCATCCTCAAGACCTCGAAACGCAAGGACGAGGCCTGGGAATGGGTGAAGTTCTGCACCTCCCTGGAGGGGATGCAGCTGGCCTTTCCCGCACCCACCACCACCCCGACGCGCCGCTCGATGTGCAACGAAGCCTTCTATTCCGAGAAGGGCCCGAAGCACTGGAAGGTGTTCTACGACACCCTGGAGAGATTCCCATGTGCCCCGATCCCGGCCCCACCGCAGCAGGCCGCCGTCGAGACCGCCCTCATCAAGAACGTCCTCGGGGCCGTCACCGGCTCCGCCGCCGCGCTCCCCGCCGCACTCGCGCGCCTCGACGAGGACCTGACCCGCGCCCTGGAGGTGTGA
- a CDS encoding glycerophosphodiester phosphodiesterase: protein MTAIWAHRGASAYAPENTIPAIQQAIEMGADGVELDVQRTIDGQLVVIHDETINRTSNGFGRVADLTLEQLRLCNYSNGFVGHRKVQIPTLREVLELLEPTRLRINLELKNSIELYPGMENDALAIVQDAGMLHRVLFSSFNHFSLANLRGAVPPECLGLLYSDGLYDPWCYANVFGARFLHPHFYALQQPNYMWLCHEAGVGVNVWTVDRNEDIRSLAALGVDAVITNFPDRARRALERPYL, encoded by the coding sequence ATGACAGCGATCTGGGCTCATCGTGGAGCATCGGCATACGCCCCCGAGAACACCATTCCCGCCATCCAGCAGGCGATCGAGATGGGTGCGGACGGCGTTGAGCTCGACGTGCAACGCACCATCGACGGGCAGCTCGTCGTCATCCACGACGAAACCATCAACCGCACCTCGAACGGGTTCGGCAGGGTGGCCGACCTGACTCTGGAGCAGCTGCGGCTGTGCAACTACAGCAACGGTTTCGTCGGGCACCGGAAGGTGCAGATCCCTACCCTCCGGGAGGTCCTCGAACTGCTCGAACCCACCCGGCTGCGCATCAACCTCGAACTGAAGAACAGCATCGAGCTGTACCCCGGGATGGAAAACGACGCCCTGGCTATCGTGCAGGATGCGGGGATGCTCCACCGGGTGCTGTTCTCGTCGTTCAACCACTTCTCCCTGGCGAACCTGCGCGGGGCGGTGCCCCCGGAATGCCTCGGCCTGCTGTACTCCGACGGCCTCTACGACCCGTGGTGCTACGCCAACGTCTTCGGGGCCAGGTTCCTCCACCCGCACTTCTACGCTCTCCAGCAACCCAACTACATGTGGCTGTGCCACGAGGCCGGGGTGGGAGTGAACGTGTGGACCGTGGACAGGAACGAGGACATCCGCTCCCTCGCGGCACTGGGGGTCGACGCGGTCATCACGAACTTCCCCGACCGCGCCCGCCGGGCCCTGGAACGCCCCTACCTCTGA
- a CDS encoding 1,4-dihydroxy-2-naphthoyl-CoA synthase: protein MTNPFRPERWDEIPGFEFTDITYHRARDVAAVRIAFNRPEVRNAFRPHTVDELIAALEHARTSADIGCVLLTGNGPSPKDGGWAFCSGGDQRIRGRAGYQYADGETANTVDKAKLARLHILEAQRLIRFMPKVVIALVNGWAAGGGHSLHVVSDLTIASREHARFKQTDADVGSFDGGFGSAYLARQVGQKFARQIFFLGDVHDAQEAHEMGMVNKVVPHEELEETGLEWAARICGKSPTAQRMLKYSFNLVDDGLVGQQVLLGEATRLAYMTDEAVEGRDSFLERRTPDWSGFPYYY from the coding sequence ATGACCAACCCGTTCCGGCCGGAGCGATGGGACGAGATCCCCGGCTTCGAGTTCACCGACATCACCTACCACCGCGCCCGCGACGTCGCGGCCGTCAGGATCGCCTTCAACCGGCCCGAGGTGCGCAACGCCTTCCGGCCCCACACCGTCGACGAGCTGATCGCGGCCCTGGAACACGCCCGCACCAGCGCCGACATCGGCTGCGTGCTTCTGACCGGCAACGGGCCGAGCCCGAAGGACGGCGGCTGGGCGTTCTGCTCCGGTGGCGACCAGCGCATCCGGGGCCGCGCCGGATACCAGTACGCCGACGGTGAGACCGCGAACACCGTCGACAAGGCGAAACTCGCCCGGCTGCACATCCTGGAGGCGCAGCGGCTCATCCGGTTCATGCCCAAGGTCGTGATCGCGCTCGTCAACGGCTGGGCCGCGGGTGGTGGGCATTCCCTGCACGTCGTCTCCGACCTGACCATCGCCTCCCGCGAGCACGCCCGTTTCAAGCAGACCGACGCCGACGTCGGTTCCTTCGACGGCGGCTTCGGATCGGCCTACCTGGCCCGCCAGGTGGGGCAGAAGTTCGCGCGCCAGATCTTCTTCCTCGGCGACGTCCACGACGCCCAGGAGGCCCACGAGATGGGCATGGTCAACAAGGTGGTGCCGCACGAGGAACTGGAGGAGACCGGGCTCGAGTGGGCGGCGAGGATCTGCGGGAAGTCCCCGACCGCGCAGCGGATGCTCAAATACTCCTTCAACCTGGTCGACGACGGTCTCGTCGGCCAGCAGGTGCTGCTCGGCGAGGCCACCCGCCTGGCCTACATGACCGATGAGGCGGTGGAGGGCCGTGACTCCTTCCTGGAGCGCCGCACCCCCGACTGGTCGGGGTTTCCGTACTACTACTGA
- a CDS encoding carbohydrate ABC transporter permease codes for MKKIATYVVLALVSLLTLAPVIWTVLSSMRPPSESLSTDGSLIPSSLDFSSYPAVFEKVDMWLLILNSVLVTGIIAVGQMLSSAMAGYVFARFEFRSKNLLFALILATMMVPMQVTIVPVFMLIRGMNLADTLLALILPAIPTAFGTFLMRQYFMGLPAELGEASEIDGATPWRTFASIYAPLATPGMAIVGILAFNFHWNEFFRPLILTISEQNFTLPLGLVSLQGNMGTGSVATVLAGVVISMIPAFCVFVFGQRTLREGLTAGSHR; via the coding sequence ATGAAGAAAATCGCAACTTATGTCGTGCTGGCCTTGGTCAGCCTCCTCACCCTCGCCCCGGTGATCTGGACTGTGCTGTCGTCGATGCGACCCCCCTCCGAGTCCCTGTCAACCGATGGCTCCCTCATCCCCTCCAGCCTCGACTTCTCCTCCTACCCCGCGGTGTTCGAGAAGGTCGACATGTGGCTGCTCATCCTCAACTCGGTGCTGGTGACCGGCATCATCGCCGTCGGGCAGATGCTGTCTTCCGCGATGGCCGGGTACGTGTTTGCCCGCTTTGAGTTCCGGTCCAAGAACTTGCTGTTCGCTCTGATCCTGGCGACGATGATGGTCCCGATGCAGGTCACCATCGTGCCGGTGTTCATGCTGATCCGAGGCATGAACCTGGCCGACACCCTCCTGGCGTTGATCCTGCCCGCCATCCCGACGGCGTTCGGCACCTTCCTGATGCGCCAGTACTTCATGGGGCTGCCCGCGGAGCTGGGGGAAGCCTCCGAGATCGACGGGGCCACCCCGTGGCGGACCTTCGCGTCGATCTACGCGCCACTGGCGACACCGGGCATGGCTATCGTCGGTATTCTGGCGTTCAACTTCCACTGGAACGAGTTCTTCCGGCCTCTGATCCTCACCATCAGCGAGCAGAACTTCACCCTGCCGCTGGGCTTGGTCTCGTTGCAGGGCAACATGGGCACCGGATCGGTGGCCACCGTCCTGGCGGGCGTGGTGATCTCCATGATCCCCGCTTTCTGTGTGTTCGTCTTCGGGCAGCGGACGCTGCGCGAGGGCCTGACCGCGGGCTCGCACCGCTGA
- a CDS encoding tRNA adenosine deaminase-associated protein produces MDAFDEDAEPFDLKDDRDLEAADDSEEEFFDDDLEDAGEDDIDLVVAVYREDGKATAVPMDFDLANDLDELIRQLGRLPGDSGADGYVSVAGEFFVICRVRGRVVEVLLSDATAANDWPIARDVVDYLGEEIPDEEDEPTPIGDLEMFAAAGLRGFELEAIATDYEEDSDELLMQVARRLKIDEVFERAVEAFDD; encoded by the coding sequence GTGGACGCCTTTGACGAAGACGCCGAGCCCTTTGACCTGAAGGATGATCGCGACCTGGAAGCCGCCGACGACTCGGAGGAGGAGTTCTTCGACGACGACCTCGAGGACGCGGGGGAGGACGACATCGACCTCGTCGTCGCCGTGTACCGGGAGGACGGCAAGGCGACGGCGGTGCCCATGGACTTCGACCTGGCCAACGACCTCGACGAGCTGATCCGCCAGCTCGGCCGCCTGCCCGGCGACTCCGGGGCGGACGGGTACGTCTCGGTGGCGGGCGAGTTCTTCGTGATCTGCCGGGTCAGGGGACGGGTGGTGGAGGTGCTGCTCAGCGACGCCACCGCCGCCAACGATTGGCCCATCGCCCGCGACGTCGTGGACTACCTGGGTGAGGAAATCCCCGACGAGGAGGACGAACCGACCCCGATCGGGGACCTGGAGATGTTCGCCGCCGCAGGGTTGCGGGGTTTCGAACTGGAGGCCATTGCCACCGACTACGAGGAGGACTCCGACGAGCTGCTGATGCAGGTGGCGCGGCGCCTGAAGATCGACGAGGTGTTCGAACGGGCCGTCGAGGCCTTTGACGACTGA
- the tadA gene encoding tRNA adenosine(34) deaminase TadA — MRQALAAAREAGLRGDVPVGAVVLGPDGSPIGVGGNERELTGDPTAHAEVVAIRRAAEVLGRWRLTGCTLVVTLEPCTMCAGAIVAARIDHLVFGAFDDKAGAVASLFDVLRDPRLNHRPRVTSGVLEADCAALLGEFFEGRR; from the coding sequence ATGCGGCAGGCCCTTGCCGCGGCCCGGGAGGCGGGGCTGCGCGGCGACGTGCCGGTGGGGGCCGTCGTCCTCGGGCCGGACGGGTCACCGATCGGGGTGGGCGGCAACGAACGCGAACTCACGGGCGACCCGACGGCACACGCCGAGGTGGTCGCGATCCGGCGCGCCGCCGAGGTCCTCGGCCGGTGGCGGCTGACGGGCTGCACCCTGGTGGTGACCCTGGAACCGTGCACCATGTGCGCGGGCGCGATCGTCGCGGCCCGGATCGATCACCTCGTGTTCGGGGCCTTCGACGACAAAGCGGGGGCGGTGGCGTCGCTGTTCGACGTGCTGCGCGACCCGCGTCTCAACCACCGTCCGAGGGTGACCTCAGGGGTGCTGGAGGCCGACTGCGCGGCCCTGCTGGGGGAGTTCTTCGAGGGACGGCGGTAG
- a CDS encoding glycoside hydrolase family 32 protein: MTAPTTSYHLRPHRGWLNDPNGMTFRDGVWHVFFQHNPAAPEHRRIAWGHAVSDDLANWRLLPVAFGPTPGGPDAFGCWSGVFLPGHERPGVVYSGVTNESGASTVCLRWGSPDLVTWDAPVVVAPTPDLDDIAVMRDPFVFELDGRPLAILGAGRHDGTPVVLLFDRQNELAWRYLGLFVADDPVLAAAATADMWECPQLFRLGESWVLLVSVLDGDQLVGELAVVGRLEADGARPRFVAEHANLLDVGPDLYAVQATVADGEPLLIGWVRQQAQDPAVRDHAGCLSLPRRVKLVGERVVSFVDPGAAEALVGCWRPLDTGGTSLAERRWALRVAGDGVRLTHPSHGVVEVPDGSQVWVDGAVLEYYPKDGIPGTWRSDEPWTLITPEGARVQVAEVVPTIPKTG, translated from the coding sequence ATGACCGCACCGACCACCAGCTACCACCTGCGGCCGCACAGAGGCTGGCTCAACGACCCGAACGGCATGACCTTCCGCGACGGGGTCTGGCACGTGTTCTTCCAGCACAACCCGGCCGCCCCGGAACACCGGCGGATCGCGTGGGGACACGCCGTCAGCGACGACCTGGCGAACTGGCGGTTGCTGCCCGTCGCCTTCGGACCCACCCCCGGCGGCCCTGACGCCTTCGGCTGCTGGTCGGGGGTGTTCCTGCCCGGCCATGAAAGACCCGGGGTGGTCTACTCCGGAGTCACGAACGAATCGGGGGCCTCGACGGTGTGCCTGCGCTGGGGCAGTCCCGACCTGGTGACCTGGGACGCGCCCGTCGTCGTCGCGCCCACCCCTGACCTGGACGACATCGCCGTGATGCGCGACCCGTTCGTCTTTGAACTCGACGGCAGGCCCCTGGCGATCCTCGGGGCGGGCCGCCACGACGGCACCCCCGTCGTGCTGCTGTTCGACCGGCAGAACGAACTGGCGTGGCGCTACCTGGGGTTGTTCGTCGCCGACGACCCGGTGCTGGCGGCCGCCGCCACCGCCGACATGTGGGAGTGTCCGCAGCTGTTCCGGCTGGGGGAGAGCTGGGTGCTGCTGGTCTCCGTCCTCGACGGGGACCAGCTCGTCGGGGAACTGGCAGTGGTGGGAAGGCTTGAGGCCGACGGGGCGCGGCCGCGGTTCGTCGCCGAACACGCGAACCTCCTCGACGTCGGCCCCGACCTCTACGCCGTGCAGGCCACCGTCGCCGACGGGGAGCCGCTGCTGATCGGCTGGGTGCGGCAGCAGGCCCAGGACCCGGCCGTCCGCGACCACGCCGGCTGCCTCAGCCTGCCGCGTCGCGTGAAACTGGTGGGCGAGCGGGTGGTGAGTTTCGTCGACCCGGGGGCGGCCGAGGCACTGGTCGGCTGCTGGCGTCCCCTCGACACGGGTGGGACGTCACTGGCGGAGCGGCGCTGGGCGCTGCGGGTAGCGGGCGACGGGGTGCGGCTGACGCATCCCAGCCACGGGGTCGTCGAGGTGCCGGACGGGTCGCAGGTGTGGGTGGACGGCGCGGTCCTGGAGTACTACCCGAAAGACGGCATCCCGGGCACGTGGCGCTCCGACGAACCCTGGACCCTGATCACACCGGAAGGAGCCCGGGTGCAAGTCGCCGAGGTGGTCCCGACCATCCCCAAAACCGGTTGA
- a CDS encoding carbohydrate ABC transporter permease — MQRTVLTWLFLAPTLIGLGLFTFLPILASIALAFFRWDIITDPQFVGLDNFAQIAADPTIRVSFLNTIAFVIIAVTLQLALALGLAVLVNTKMPALLRSFFRSVLFFPLILSAASVSIIMSYLFNENFGLVNHFLNMLGIGNVAWLTSPQGAMVVVVLVYVWQNFGFSFLLFLGGLASIPKEVYEAAQVDGATSWRQFWRITFPLVSPTTLVASVMAIISALQIFDQPYVLTRGGPGDSTRTAVMVIYESAFKQLEFGKASAIGIVLTILIMLVTALQFRLSRRFVFYG; from the coding sequence ATGCAGCGCACAGTGCTGACTTGGTTGTTCCTGGCTCCCACCCTCATCGGACTGGGGCTGTTCACCTTCCTGCCGATCCTGGCCTCCATCGCCCTGGCCTTCTTCCGGTGGGACATCATCACCGACCCGCAGTTCGTGGGTCTGGATAACTTCGCCCAGATCGCCGCCGACCCGACGATCCGCGTCTCCTTCCTCAACACCATCGCTTTCGTGATCATCGCTGTCACCCTGCAGCTGGCGCTCGCGCTGGGGCTCGCGGTGCTGGTCAACACGAAGATGCCCGCGCTGCTGAGGTCGTTCTTCCGTTCCGTGCTTTTCTTCCCGCTCATCCTGTCGGCCGCATCGGTGTCGATCATCATGAGCTACCTGTTCAACGAGAACTTCGGGCTGGTCAACCACTTCCTGAACATGCTCGGAATCGGCAACGTTGCGTGGCTGACCTCACCACAGGGCGCGATGGTCGTGGTGGTTCTGGTCTACGTGTGGCAAAACTTCGGGTTCTCGTTCCTGCTGTTCCTGGGCGGACTGGCGTCGATCCCCAAGGAGGTCTACGAGGCCGCGCAGGTCGATGGGGCGACGAGCTGGAGACAGTTCTGGCGGATCACGTTCCCGCTGGTCAGCCCCACCACCCTGGTGGCCTCCGTCATGGCGATCATCTCCGCGCTGCAGATCTTCGACCAGCCCTACGTCCTGACCCGAGGTGGGCCCGGCGACTCCACTCGCACCGCCGTCATGGTGATCTACGAGTCCGCGTTCAAGCAGCTCGAGTTCGGGAAGGCATCGGCTATCGGCATCGTCCTGACCATTCTCATCATGCTGGTCACTGCCCTGCAGTTCCGGCTGTCCCGTCGTTTTGTGTTCTACGGCTGA
- a CDS encoding glycoside hydrolase family 32 protein, translating to MTALTTSYHLRPARGWLNDPNGMTRTDGRWHVFFQHNPTAPVHGQIAWGHASSDDLAHWEEHPVAFSPTPGGPDAFGCWSGVYVPGHDRPAVVYSGIADESSQSTVCLRWGSPDLLDWGAPIVVGTTPEANDIGIMRDPFVFEHEGRKLAVVGAGLRDGSPAVLLYDRSDELAWRYAGLLVDDDPVLRGAGTADIWECPQLFPLDGRWVLVVSIHDNDMLGEVVAAVGDLVPDGEGLRFVAESAHVLDDGTDCYAPQVSLADGEPLLVGWVRQEAQDPAVRDHAGCLTLPRRLQLVGGLVASRVDPGAAAALAGDVFPLGAGTTVLADRRWVVEVVGAGARLTHPTLGEVQLVPGSQLWVDGAVTELYRPSGVPGTWRHDEPWSLVVTSEGAVEAREVIPRVP from the coding sequence ATGACCGCGCTCACCACTTCCTACCACCTGCGTCCCGCTCGTGGCTGGTTGAACGACCCGAACGGCATGACCCGCACCGATGGCCGCTGGCACGTGTTCTTCCAGCACAACCCGACCGCCCCGGTGCACGGGCAGATCGCCTGGGGGCACGCCAGCAGCGACGACCTCGCGCACTGGGAGGAACACCCCGTCGCCTTCTCGCCGACCCCCGGTGGACCGGACGCGTTCGGCTGTTGGTCGGGGGTGTACGTCCCTGGGCACGACCGCCCCGCCGTCGTCTACTCCGGGATCGCCGATGAGTCCAGCCAATCGACGGTATGCCTCAGATGGGGCAGCCCCGACCTGCTGGACTGGGGCGCGCCGATCGTCGTCGGCACCACCCCCGAGGCCAATGACATCGGAATCATGCGTGACCCGTTCGTGTTCGAGCACGAGGGCCGGAAACTCGCGGTGGTGGGGGCGGGGCTGCGTGACGGTTCGCCCGCGGTGCTCCTGTACGACCGCAGCGACGAACTGGCGTGGCGCTACGCCGGGCTGCTCGTCGACGATGATCCGGTTCTCCGGGGCGCGGGCACCGCGGACATCTGGGAGTGTCCGCAACTGTTCCCGCTGGACGGGCGGTGGGTGCTGGTGGTTTCCATCCACGACAACGACATGCTGGGGGAGGTCGTCGCGGCGGTCGGGGACCTCGTCCCCGACGGCGAGGGCCTGCGGTTTGTCGCAGAATCAGCCCATGTCCTCGACGACGGCACCGACTGCTACGCCCCCCAGGTGAGCCTCGCCGACGGCGAACCGCTGCTCGTCGGCTGGGTCCGGCAGGAAGCGCAGGATCCGGCGGTACGCGACCACGCGGGCTGCCTCACTCTGCCCAGGCGGCTGCAACTGGTCGGGGGGCTAGTGGCGAGCCGGGTCGATCCGGGGGCGGCCGCCGCCCTCGCCGGGGACGTGTTCCCCCTCGGGGCAGGCACAACGGTGCTTGCGGATCGCCGCTGGGTGGTGGAGGTCGTGGGGGCCGGGGCGCGGCTGACGCATCCCACCCTGGGGGAGGTCCAGCTCGTGCCCGGCTCCCAGCTCTGGGTGGACGGGGCCGTCACGGAGCTGTACCGCCCCTCAGGGGTTCCGGGGACCTGGCGTCACGACGAGCCGTGGAGCCTCGTCGTGACGAGCGAGGGGGCGGTGGAGGCCCGGGAGGTGATTCCTAGGGTGCCGTGA
- the upp gene encoding uracil phosphoribosyltransferase, whose protein sequence is MELRVISHPLVDHKLTVLRDRNTEQPIFRRLVEELVTLLAYEATRGVRVHETAIETPVAPTVGTKLDSPAPLVVPILRAGLGMLDGMLRLVPTAEVGFLGMIRDEKTLEPTTYAERLPQDLSGRQCYVLDPMLATGGSLGEAVKFLVGRGADDITCICLLAAPEGIERIQDLLADLDVPCTLVVSAVDERLNDRGFIVPGLGDAGDRLYGLAD, encoded by the coding sequence GTGGAACTTCGCGTCATCTCTCATCCCCTCGTCGATCACAAACTGACGGTCCTGCGCGACCGCAACACCGAGCAACCCATCTTCCGCCGCCTCGTCGAAGAGCTGGTGACCCTGCTGGCCTACGAGGCCACCCGCGGGGTGCGCGTCCACGAAACCGCCATCGAAACCCCCGTCGCCCCCACCGTCGGCACGAAACTGGATTCCCCAGCCCCGCTGGTGGTTCCGATCCTGCGTGCGGGCCTGGGGATGCTCGACGGCATGCTGCGGCTGGTGCCGACCGCCGAGGTCGGTTTCCTGGGCATGATCCGCGACGAGAAAACCCTGGAACCCACCACCTACGCCGAGCGCCTGCCGCAGGACCTTTCCGGCCGCCAGTGCTACGTGCTCGACCCGATGCTCGCCACCGGTGGGTCGCTGGGTGAGGCCGTGAAGTTCCTCGTCGGCCGCGGCGCCGACGACATCACCTGCATCTGTTTGCTGGCGGCCCCCGAGGGGATCGAGAGGATCCAGGACCTGCTGGCGGACCTCGACGTCCCCTGCACCCTGGTGGTCTCCGCCGTCGACGAACGCCTCAACGACCGGGGCTTCATCGTCCCGGGTCTGGGCGACGCCGGAGACCGGCTGTACGGGCTGGCCGACTAG
- a CDS encoding cation diffusion facilitator family transporter has protein sequence MTAEALEPGRKAILQRRIRIVVALTITWNVIEAFVALAAGGEASSAALIGFGLDSVVEVLSAVAVAWQFASSDPERREKTALRVIAISFFALAVYVTTEAVLSLTGVREPEHSTVGIVLAALSLVVMPFLSWFERRCGRELGSASAVADSKQTLVCSYLSAALLVGLVLNSLLDWTWADPVAALVIAGFAVREGVEAWRGDACCATPAAALRGGGDTPCEDDCHTSENH, from the coding sequence GTGACGGCGGAAGCCCTGGAGCCCGGTAGGAAAGCGATCCTGCAGCGACGGATCAGGATCGTCGTCGCACTCACGATCACCTGGAACGTCATCGAGGCCTTCGTCGCCCTCGCGGCGGGGGGTGAGGCGTCGTCCGCCGCCCTGATCGGATTCGGCCTGGATTCGGTCGTGGAGGTGCTCTCCGCGGTGGCGGTTGCCTGGCAGTTCGCCTCGTCCGATCCCGAACGCCGGGAGAAAACGGCACTGCGGGTGATCGCGATCTCCTTCTTCGCCCTGGCGGTCTACGTCACCACGGAGGCCGTCCTCTCGCTGACCGGTGTGCGCGAACCGGAGCATTCGACCGTCGGAATTGTGCTCGCCGCACTGAGCCTGGTGGTGATGCCGTTCCTGAGCTGGTTCGAACGACGCTGCGGACGTGAGCTCGGCTCGGCCTCCGCGGTCGCCGACTCGAAGCAGACCCTCGTGTGTTCCTACCTCTCCGCGGCGCTGCTGGTCGGTCTCGTGCTGAACAGCCTGCTCGACTGGACCTGGGCCGATCCCGTGGCGGCCCTGGTCATCGCCGGATTCGCTGTCCGCGAGGGCGTCGAGGCCTGGCGCGGAGACGCCTGCTGCGCCACACCCGCGGCCGCCCTGCGCGGGGGAGGCGACACCCCCTGCGAGGACGACTGCCACACCTCCGAGAACCACTGA
- a CDS encoding LacI family DNA-binding transcriptional regulator, whose product MRGRSRVRAADVAAAAGVSTTAVSFVLNGRDAGSISAATRARVLKAAEELGYRPNHIARSLRQRSTSSIGLVTDAVASSPFGGRLLAAATETAEASDQVLLMMDIGHRTGRVGEAIAALEHRQVDAIIYATMGFTELAEAPESRIPLVLANCVAPTPGPSSVSPDDAGGATAALEHLADLGHQHVVMLGGHYDPGNPNSGNISGPIRWDAFRRAAERRSVEARHVGTGWQIDDGHAAALTALDAPPGERPTALFAVCDRIAAGALLAAAKLGLDVPGDVSIIGFDDQEALAGHTVPALTTVALPHAAMGEAAVRMALDAVSGGSETPEHLVLPCPLVVRGSTAPPPMGAG is encoded by the coding sequence ATGAGAGGTCGATCGCGTGTGCGGGCCGCCGATGTCGCCGCCGCAGCGGGGGTGTCGACGACGGCTGTGTCTTTCGTCCTCAACGGCCGTGACGCCGGGAGCATCTCCGCCGCCACCCGGGCCCGGGTTCTCAAGGCCGCCGAGGAGTTGGGGTATCGCCCCAACCACATCGCCCGCAGCCTGCGGCAGCGCTCCACCAGTTCCATCGGTTTGGTCACCGACGCCGTCGCGTCATCCCCGTTCGGGGGGCGCCTGCTCGCGGCCGCGACGGAAACCGCCGAGGCTTCCGACCAAGTGCTGCTCATGATGGATATCGGCCACCGCACCGGGCGCGTCGGTGAGGCCATCGCCGCCCTGGAGCACCGCCAGGTTGATGCCATCATCTACGCCACCATGGGGTTCACCGAGCTGGCCGAGGCGCCCGAGTCACGCATCCCACTGGTACTGGCGAACTGCGTCGCCCCCACCCCGGGCCCCAGTTCCGTCAGCCCCGACGACGCGGGGGGCGCGACCGCTGCTCTGGAGCATCTGGCCGATCTCGGCCACCAGCACGTCGTCATGCTGGGCGGCCACTACGACCCTGGAAATCCGAATTCCGGTAACATCTCCGGCCCGATCCGCTGGGACGCGTTCCGGAGGGCGGCCGAGCGCCGCAGCGTCGAGGCGCGGCACGTCGGTACCGGCTGGCAGATTGACGACGGCCACGCAGCCGCCCTCACCGCGCTCGACGCGCCACCCGGCGAACGGCCCACCGCCCTGTTCGCTGTCTGCGACCGGATAGCGGCGGGGGCGCTGCTCGCGGCCGCGAAACTCGGCCTCGACGTACCGGGTGACGTGTCCATCATCGGTTTCGACGACCAGGAGGCCCTGGCCGGGCACACGGTCCCGGCCCTGACCACCGTCGCCCTCCCCCATGCGGCGATGGGAGAGGCCGCCGTCCGAATGGCCCTCGACGCCGTGTCCGGGGGGTCGGAGACCCCCGAGCACCTGGTGTTGCCGTGCCCGCTGGTGGTCAGGGGATCGACGGCCCCGCCTCCCATGGGCGCAGGGTAG